One genomic segment of Sandaracinaceae bacterium includes these proteins:
- a CDS encoding DEAD/DEAH box helicase: MLPTLVAAEVRETLLDYLRTTWALSDGELERALFAYLQSDRLQGGTGIFQGPYVRLRLPFEPASPDAYTGIEHPPAYTPYQHQLTAWQRLSTLDGRAPQPTLVVTGTGSGKTEAFLVPILDHCLRAKRRGEKGIKAIILYPMNALAADQARRVAEMVHGDDESWPMRGKLRVGMYVGGEGKHKVMGPGHVIDDRKQLRENPPDVLLTNYKMLDFLLLRPSDRRLWEDNAPDTLRYVVLDELHTYDGAQGTDVACLVRRLAGRLGGARFCPVGTSATVTSERGSSQGRLLEFASDIFGVPFGEDAVVGEKRRSPAAFFSLFGPSSPASLPEDVTPLAPIEDDDIDAYVGRVASAFFPGDARLFVDGVVDRARLGDRIARHPVARALIERGSEAIHTLDELDAALLERADWRARSDADRRALLEGILSMLSWARREAGGRVAPLLQVQVQVWVREVRRLVREVAAEPRFAWRDEQPQAPSGVLQLPMYLCRACGHSGWMSVLSELSRELESRVNEVGRAALERKAELVYLHRDDAVGDETLPGLGDHVCVRCSKLVTGSTCSRCKGEQTVAVHVHRALSGQTPPRDLQRCPSCNTDGSLGMLASRAASLASVAVGHLYTTPFNEDQKLLAFSDSVQDASHRAGFFSGRTYRFSLRSAMMAAIPSEGDVPLTELPARIWEVWGERRSEADLVAAFMPRDLDYLPEYQAYVEKVRAAHKAGKDAPAAPRALRAKLDRRLQWEVTRELGLAARIGRTLERVGSASVRVSPERFERAVKSLAERLPNRVGAVRDVEPERWRLFVAGLVTRLRLRGGVLDELLRLYFQQDNPKHLSKRFGNELLSPFGRFTSRPIFLTDHQEPKRFDTVQPKQGNWYSDWAQRALAAPLSVRDAREVYAVALPWLVDAGLLVSHRETTRTHWALDPAALRAARDPMELRCDVCSATASMLEGDPAALEDAPCLRYRCTGGLRRTPQEQARVQTYYRRFYERGELGRVWASEHTGLLEREVREAIEEDFKDRHRPDAPNLLSCTPTLEMGIDIGDLSATMLMSVPPSTSSYLQRIGRAGRKTGNALVLTFTTVRPHDLYFFDDPEAAMAGAVDPPGCYLEAPAILRRQALAWCLDAWAKESSRDGLPGRVRDALRGDEAARFPNALFDFLEPRREALRDSFVAALGTEATREKLAGFFGGKGRAASPIEMSLAELMKRVAEERDDARRLHRRVKDKLDKLEAAGSKVENAEEEREELDREKRFLEKELAALQGQSLIGLLSERGALPNYAFPETGVELRAYVSKDTTRGPAGAERFKWVRAASTAIKELAPFNTFYGMARKVSVDSVDVGSGRAGRSGENIEAWQLCAECGHMAPAGTESPEICPRCQTPGFREQGRRRELVRMERVSAFARQRDAAFSDESEDRERAFYETQVFFDPEPGTARHAHLDERTPFGFELLPDLTLRELNFGRRRSVPGSSRLGGREVPDLAFAVCAECGQVHDPGDTGPRTPKHRRWCSARDKAEEKQPWRLVHLYREVTSEALRLFLPVAMLDPGVKLPNARAAIELGMRHFFGGDPDHLRVAIYDEPSKDDPTSRRRFVVIHDTVPGGTGVLAELAANRGEKLRRVLELAKTSLEGCVCAEREAPACYACLYAYRHQRELGVLDREVALDLVTKLLGAFEHLESVPTIGVLDTASILESELEHRFLAALSSWAAREDGASMQQVSADSWQLEVAGKRWTLRAQVTLDPGDDVAVVTRPDFVLYPDGFDARAVAVYCDGAAYHVKPGKARGRIADDFRKREAVVRSGRFAVCSLAWGDVDVFLAKPDDVPPWLPHDAWVRTGAQLASSLGLGPIYETAMHADPMRWLVHYLTEPDEGRWRDAALLSLMQPLSAQSASAESVEALAAQLRDRDEMPRLVAALEPGETAFVATRVSQEPVGGLVAFAPRAALAGIREQPNALTAVLRLDDNQARRAVEGFGASWRAFLRAHMALQWLPGLVTVTSEQLLAPPAVLYDVPSLASAPTPKAAETMEQGMLTAAAQEVLSTVDEDARSAVRAAMEAGAPIPLVPYEEGEGERGIDLAVEVGWPDARVALYLPGEEDAAAQLEAAGWTCWAADEADAAQLIRALKGEA; encoded by the coding sequence ATGCTGCCCACGCTGGTCGCCGCTGAAGTCCGCGAGACCCTGCTCGATTACTTGCGGACCACGTGGGCGCTCTCGGACGGGGAGCTCGAGCGGGCGCTGTTCGCGTATCTGCAATCCGACCGGCTGCAGGGCGGCACGGGGATCTTCCAGGGGCCGTACGTTCGCTTGCGGCTCCCGTTCGAGCCGGCGTCGCCCGACGCGTACACCGGGATCGAGCACCCGCCCGCCTACACGCCGTATCAGCATCAGCTGACGGCGTGGCAGCGGCTGTCGACGCTGGATGGACGCGCGCCGCAGCCGACGCTGGTGGTCACGGGGACGGGCTCGGGCAAGACCGAGGCGTTCCTGGTGCCGATCCTCGACCACTGCCTGCGCGCGAAGCGCCGCGGGGAGAAGGGCATCAAGGCGATCATCCTCTACCCCATGAACGCGCTCGCGGCCGACCAGGCGCGGCGCGTGGCGGAGATGGTCCACGGCGACGACGAGAGCTGGCCCATGCGGGGCAAGCTGCGGGTCGGCATGTACGTGGGCGGGGAGGGCAAGCACAAGGTGATGGGCCCCGGCCATGTCATCGACGACCGGAAGCAGCTCCGCGAGAACCCGCCCGACGTGCTGCTCACCAACTACAAGATGCTCGACTTCCTGCTGCTGAGGCCGAGCGACCGGCGGCTGTGGGAGGACAACGCGCCCGACACGCTGCGCTACGTGGTGCTCGACGAGCTGCACACCTACGACGGGGCGCAGGGCACGGACGTCGCCTGCCTGGTGCGCCGACTCGCGGGGCGGCTGGGGGGCGCGCGCTTCTGCCCGGTGGGCACCTCGGCGACGGTCACGAGCGAGCGAGGCTCGAGCCAGGGCCGGCTGCTGGAGTTCGCGTCGGACATCTTCGGCGTGCCGTTCGGCGAGGACGCGGTGGTGGGGGAGAAGCGGCGCTCGCCGGCGGCGTTCTTCTCGCTCTTCGGGCCGAGCTCGCCCGCGTCGTTGCCCGAAGACGTGACGCCCCTCGCGCCGATCGAAGACGACGACATCGACGCGTACGTGGGGCGCGTGGCTTCGGCGTTCTTCCCCGGGGACGCGCGCCTGTTCGTGGACGGGGTGGTGGACCGGGCGCGGCTCGGCGACCGGATCGCTCGGCACCCCGTGGCGCGGGCGCTCATCGAGCGAGGCTCCGAGGCGATCCACACCCTGGACGAGCTGGACGCGGCCCTGCTCGAGCGCGCCGACTGGCGAGCGCGGTCCGACGCCGACCGACGCGCGCTGCTCGAGGGGATCCTCTCGATGCTGTCGTGGGCGCGCCGGGAGGCGGGCGGCCGCGTCGCGCCGCTGCTCCAGGTGCAGGTGCAGGTCTGGGTGCGCGAGGTGCGACGCCTGGTGCGGGAGGTGGCGGCGGAGCCGCGCTTCGCCTGGCGGGACGAGCAGCCGCAGGCGCCGTCGGGGGTCCTGCAGCTGCCCATGTATCTGTGCCGGGCGTGTGGGCACAGCGGCTGGATGAGCGTGCTGTCGGAGCTGAGCCGCGAGCTCGAGAGCCGGGTCAACGAGGTCGGCCGCGCCGCGCTCGAGCGCAAGGCGGAGCTGGTCTATCTGCACCGCGACGACGCGGTCGGGGACGAGACGCTGCCCGGGCTCGGCGACCACGTCTGCGTGCGCTGCTCCAAGCTCGTGACGGGCTCGACGTGCTCTCGCTGCAAGGGGGAGCAGACGGTGGCGGTGCACGTGCACCGCGCCTTGTCCGGGCAGACGCCGCCCCGGGACCTCCAGCGCTGCCCGTCCTGCAACACCGATGGCTCGCTCGGGATGCTGGCGTCGCGCGCCGCGTCGCTGGCGTCGGTGGCGGTCGGCCACCTCTACACGACGCCGTTCAACGAGGACCAGAAGCTCCTCGCGTTCAGCGACTCGGTGCAGGACGCCTCGCACCGGGCCGGCTTCTTCAGCGGCCGCACGTATCGGTTCAGCCTGCGGTCGGCGATGATGGCCGCGATCCCGAGCGAGGGAGACGTGCCGCTGACGGAGCTGCCGGCGCGCATCTGGGAGGTCTGGGGCGAGCGGCGCTCGGAGGCGGATCTGGTCGCGGCGTTCATGCCGCGCGACCTCGACTATCTGCCCGAGTACCAGGCGTATGTGGAGAAGGTCCGCGCGGCGCACAAGGCGGGGAAGGACGCGCCCGCCGCGCCCAGAGCGCTGCGCGCGAAGCTCGACCGGCGCTTGCAGTGGGAGGTGACCCGCGAGCTCGGGCTGGCCGCGCGCATCGGGCGCACGCTGGAGCGGGTCGGCTCGGCGAGCGTGCGGGTCTCGCCCGAGCGCTTCGAGCGTGCGGTGAAGTCGCTGGCCGAGCGTCTGCCCAACCGGGTGGGCGCGGTGCGGGACGTGGAGCCGGAGCGCTGGCGGCTCTTCGTCGCCGGCCTCGTCACCCGCCTGCGCCTCAGGGGCGGCGTGCTCGACGAGCTGCTGCGCCTCTACTTCCAGCAAGACAACCCCAAGCACCTGTCGAAGCGCTTCGGCAACGAGCTGCTCTCGCCGTTCGGCCGCTTCACGTCGCGCCCCATCTTCCTGACCGATCACCAGGAGCCGAAGCGCTTCGACACGGTCCAGCCGAAGCAGGGCAACTGGTACTCCGACTGGGCGCAGCGCGCGCTCGCGGCGCCGCTCTCGGTGCGGGACGCGCGTGAGGTCTACGCGGTGGCGTTGCCCTGGCTAGTGGACGCGGGACTGCTGGTGTCGCACCGGGAGACGACCCGGACCCACTGGGCGCTGGACCCGGCCGCGCTCCGGGCCGCGCGCGACCCGATGGAGCTGCGCTGTGACGTGTGCAGCGCGACGGCCTCGATGCTGGAGGGCGACCCGGCCGCGCTCGAGGACGCGCCATGCCTCCGGTATCGCTGCACGGGCGGGCTGCGCCGCACGCCGCAGGAGCAAGCGCGCGTGCAGACATACTATCGGCGCTTCTACGAGCGCGGGGAGCTGGGGCGGGTCTGGGCCTCGGAGCACACGGGCCTGCTCGAGCGGGAGGTGCGCGAGGCCATCGAGGAGGACTTCAAGGACCGGCACCGGCCCGACGCGCCGAACCTGCTCTCCTGCACGCCGACGCTCGAGATGGGGATCGACATCGGGGATCTGTCGGCGACGATGCTCATGAGCGTCCCGCCCTCGACCTCGAGCTATCTGCAGCGCATCGGTCGCGCGGGGCGCAAGACGGGCAACGCGCTGGTGCTGACGTTCACCACCGTCCGGCCGCACGACCTCTACTTCTTCGACGACCCCGAGGCGGCGATGGCGGGCGCGGTCGATCCGCCGGGCTGCTATCTGGAGGCGCCGGCCATCCTCCGGCGCCAGGCGCTGGCGTGGTGCCTGGACGCGTGGGCGAAGGAGTCGAGCCGGGACGGGTTGCCGGGGCGAGTCCGCGACGCGCTCCGCGGTGACGAGGCCGCGCGCTTCCCGAACGCGCTCTTCGACTTCCTGGAGCCGCGGCGCGAGGCGCTGCGCGACTCGTTCGTGGCCGCGCTGGGCACCGAGGCCACGCGCGAGAAGCTCGCCGGCTTCTTCGGAGGCAAGGGCCGCGCGGCGTCGCCGATCGAGATGAGCCTCGCCGAGCTGATGAAGCGGGTGGCGGAGGAGCGAGACGACGCGCGGCGGCTGCATCGGCGGGTGAAGGACAAGCTCGACAAGCTCGAGGCCGCGGGCAGCAAGGTGGAGAACGCGGAGGAGGAGCGCGAGGAGCTCGACCGGGAGAAGCGCTTCCTGGAGAAGGAGCTGGCCGCGCTCCAGGGCCAGAGCCTCATCGGGCTGCTGAGCGAGCGCGGGGCCCTGCCGAACTACGCCTTCCCCGAGACCGGGGTGGAGCTGCGAGCCTATGTGTCCAAGGACACGACGCGCGGGCCGGCCGGGGCGGAGCGCTTCAAGTGGGTGCGCGCCGCGTCGACCGCCATCAAGGAGCTGGCGCCGTTCAACACGTTCTACGGGATGGCGCGCAAGGTGAGCGTCGACAGCGTGGACGTGGGCTCGGGCCGCGCCGGGCGCAGCGGGGAGAACATCGAGGCGTGGCAGCTCTGCGCCGAGTGCGGGCACATGGCGCCCGCGGGGACGGAGTCGCCAGAGATCTGCCCGCGCTGCCAGACGCCCGGCTTCCGCGAGCAGGGCCGGCGCCGCGAGCTGGTCAGGATGGAGCGCGTCTCGGCCTTCGCGCGCCAGCGCGACGCGGCCTTCAGCGACGAGTCCGAGGACCGCGAGCGCGCGTTCTACGAGACCCAGGTCTTCTTCGACCCGGAGCCCGGGACGGCGCGGCACGCACACCTGGACGAGAGGACGCCGTTCGGGTTCGAGCTGCTGCCGGACCTGACGCTCCGCGAGCTCAACTTCGGGCGGCGGCGGAGCGTGCCCGGCTCGTCTCGGCTCGGCGGCCGCGAGGTGCCGGACCTCGCCTTCGCCGTCTGCGCGGAGTGCGGGCAGGTCCACGATCCCGGCGACACGGGGCCCCGCACGCCGAAGCACCGCCGCTGGTGCAGCGCGCGCGACAAGGCCGAGGAGAAGCAGCCGTGGCGGCTGGTCCACCTCTACCGCGAGGTCACGAGCGAGGCGCTCCGGCTCTTCCTGCCCGTCGCCATGCTCGACCCCGGGGTCAAGCTGCCGAACGCGCGCGCGGCGATCGAGCTCGGCATGCGCCACTTCTTCGGCGGAGACCCGGACCACCTGCGGGTCGCGATCTACGACGAGCCCTCGAAGGACGATCCGACGAGCCGGCGGCGCTTCGTGGTGATCCACGACACGGTGCCGGGCGGGACGGGCGTGCTCGCCGAGCTGGCCGCCAACCGGGGCGAGAAGCTGCGGCGCGTGCTCGAGCTCGCGAAGACGTCGCTCGAGGGCTGCGTGTGCGCCGAGCGTGAGGCACCGGCGTGCTACGCGTGTCTCTATGCGTATCGGCACCAGCGCGAGCTCGGCGTGCTCGACCGCGAGGTGGCGCTCGATCTGGTGACGAAGCTGCTCGGCGCGTTCGAGCACCTGGAGTCGGTGCCGACCATCGGCGTGCTCGACACGGCGTCGATCCTGGAGAGCGAGCTCGAGCACCGGTTCCTCGCTGCGCTCTCGAGCTGGGCGGCGCGCGAGGACGGCGCGTCGATGCAGCAGGTGAGCGCGGACAGCTGGCAACTCGAAGTGGCGGGCAAGCGGTGGACGCTGCGCGCGCAGGTCACGCTCGACCCGGGCGATGACGTCGCCGTCGTGACCCGCCCCGACTTCGTCCTCTATCCGGACGGCTTCGACGCGCGCGCCGTCGCGGTCTACTGCGACGGCGCCGCGTACCACGTGAAGCCCGGCAAGGCGCGAGGCCGCATCGCCGACGACTTCCGCAAGCGCGAGGCGGTGGTGCGCTCGGGGCGCTTCGCGGTGTGCTCGCTCGCCTGGGGCGACGTCGACGTGTTCCTGGCGAAGCCGGACGACGTGCCCCCGTGGCTACCCCATGACGCGTGGGTTCGGACGGGCGCGCAGCTCGCGAGCAGCCTCGGGCTGGGGCCGATCTACGAGACAGCGATGCACGCCGACCCGATGCGCTGGCTGGTCCACTATCTGACGGAGCCGGACGAAGGGCGATGGCGGGACGCCGCGCTGCTCTCGCTCATGCAGCCGCTGTCGGCGCAGAGCGCGTCTGCCGAGAGCGTCGAGGCGCTCGCGGCCCAGCTCCGGGACCGCGACGAGATGCCGAGGCTGGTCGCCGCGCTCGAGCCCGGGGAGACCGCGTTCGTGGCGACCCGCGTCTCGCAGGAACCGGTGGGCGGCCTCGTGGCGTTCGCGCCGCGCGCCGCGCTCGCCGGCATTCGCGAGCAGCCGAACGCGCTCACCGCGGTGCTGCGTCTCGACGACAACCAGGCGCGCCGCGCCGTGGAGGGCTTCGGCGCGAGCTGGCGCGCGTTCCTGCGAGCCCACATGGCGCTCCAGTGGTTGCCCGGGCTCGTCACAGTGACGAGCGAGCAGCTCCTCGCCCCGCCGGCCGTGCTCTATGACGTGCCGAGCCTCGCGAGCGCACCGACGCCGAAGGCGGCGGAGACGATGGAGCAGGGGATGCTCACCGCGGCCGCGCAGGAGGTGCTCTCCACGGTGGACGAGGACGCGAGGAGCGCGGTGCGCGCGGCGATGGAGGCCGGCGCTCCGATCCCCTTGGTTCCGTACGAAGAGGGCGAGGGAGAGCGCGGCATCGATCTCGCGGTAGAGGTGGGCTGGCCGGACGCGCGCGTGGCCCTCTACCTCCCCGGTGAGGAGGACGCCGCCGCGCAGCTCGAGGCGGCGGGCTGGACCTGTTGGGCCGCCGATGAGGCGGACGCCGCGCAGCTCATCCGCGCGTTGAAGGGCGAGGCATGA
- a CDS encoding Uma2 family endonuclease: MRAPARRRYTYHDYLVLERTANVKHEYLAGEIYAMAGGTRAHAALAANVLSELGPQLRGKRCQAHSSDLRVRVLASGLATYPDVTVVAGHAEPDPEDANTVVNPSVVVEVTSPSTEDYDRTEKLEHYQRIPGLSAVVLVSHRERCIEVISRGDDGAWQRSEARAGNAAALPSLDATLVVDEVYRDALTGDWLA, encoded by the coding sequence ATGCGCGCCCCCGCACGACGCCGCTACACGTACCACGACTACCTCGTGCTCGAGCGCACGGCGAACGTGAAGCACGAGTACCTCGCCGGAGAGATCTACGCGATGGCGGGTGGCACGCGCGCTCACGCGGCGCTCGCGGCCAACGTGCTCAGCGAGCTTGGGCCCCAGCTTCGCGGCAAGCGATGCCAGGCGCACAGCTCGGACCTGCGGGTGCGAGTCCTCGCGTCCGGGCTCGCCACTTATCCCGACGTGACGGTCGTCGCCGGCCACGCCGAGCCGGACCCGGAGGATGCCAACACGGTCGTGAACCCCTCGGTGGTGGTGGAGGTGACGAGCCCCAGCACGGAGGACTACGACCGCACCGAGAAGCTCGAGCACTACCAGCGCATTCCGGGGTTGTCGGCGGTCGTGCTCGTCTCCCACCGCGAGCGCTGCATCGAGGTCATCTCCCGCGGCGACGACGGTGCGTGGCAAAGGAGCGAGGCGCGCGCCGGGAACGCGGCCGCGCTGCCGAGCCTCGACGCGACCCTCGTCGTCGACGAGGTGTACCGCGACGCCCTCACGGGCGACTGGCTCGCGTAG